The following are encoded together in the Pyramidobacter piscolens W5455 genome:
- the yedE gene encoding YedE family putative selenium transporter: protein MKNFDSLMVSRLGPVIAGLAVGILAPVLVLLGNPGNMGICVACFERDIAGALGFHRAAVVQYIRPEIIGLILGAFGSALAFKEFKPRAGSAPAVRFLLGIFASIGALIFLGCPWRAYLRLAGGDFNALYGIAGLFVGILIGIYFISSNYNLGRAYPAPAEAKLSGLMMPLFALGLLALLLIAPKLGAEGTGPIFFSEKGPGSMHAPWYVSLAVMLLVGWLAQRSRFCTIGALRDLVLARDGYLFWGIVALLVAAFGMNFVLGSFKSGFAGQPVAHTDSLWNFLGMVLSGLCFTLAGGCPGRQLVMAGEGDGDAAVFVFGMIAGAAVAHNFGLASSGAGIGAHAPAAFVIGMVFCLCVGFVMRRKA from the coding sequence TTGAAAAATTTTGATTCTCTCATGGTGTCGCGGTTGGGCCCCGTTATCGCAGGTCTTGCCGTGGGCATACTTGCGCCGGTTCTCGTGCTTCTGGGGAACCCGGGCAATATGGGGATCTGCGTTGCCTGTTTCGAGCGCGATATCGCCGGGGCGCTGGGCTTTCACAGGGCGGCGGTGGTCCAGTATATCCGTCCGGAGATCATCGGCCTGATCCTCGGCGCTTTCGGTTCCGCGCTGGCGTTCAAGGAGTTCAAGCCGCGCGCGGGATCGGCCCCCGCCGTGCGCTTTCTGCTCGGCATTTTCGCTTCCATCGGGGCGCTGATCTTTTTAGGCTGCCCCTGGAGAGCGTACCTCCGCTTGGCGGGAGGCGATTTCAACGCCCTTTACGGCATTGCCGGACTTTTCGTGGGGATTTTGATCGGCATTTATTTTATCAGTTCCAACTACAATTTGGGTAGAGCCTATCCCGCGCCGGCCGAAGCGAAATTATCCGGTTTGATGATGCCGCTGTTCGCGTTGGGGCTGCTGGCGCTGCTGCTGATCGCTCCCAAGCTGGGGGCCGAGGGAACGGGACCGATTTTCTTCTCCGAAAAGGGGCCCGGCTCGATGCACGCGCCATGGTATGTCAGTCTGGCCGTGATGCTTTTGGTCGGCTGGCTCGCGCAGCGCAGCCGCTTCTGCACGATCGGAGCGCTCAGGGATCTTGTCCTCGCCCGCGACGGCTACCTGTTCTGGGGCATTGTCGCCCTGCTGGTTGCCGCGTTCGGCATGAACTTCGTGCTGGGGAGCTTCAAATCCGGATTTGCCGGTCAGCCAGTGGCTCACACCGATTCTCTCTGGAACTTCCTCGGCATGGTCCTTTCCGGTCTGTGCTTCACTCTGGCCGGAGGGTGCCCCGGGCGCCAGCTGGTCATGGCCGGCGAAGGCGACGGCGACGCCGCTGTCTTCGTCTTTGGCATGATCGCGGGCGCGGCGGTGGCCCATAACTTTGGGCTCGCCAGCAGCGGCGCCGGGATCGGCGCGCACGCCCCCGCGGCTTTCGTCATCGGCATGGTTTTCTGTCTGTGCGTCGGTTTTGTGATGCGCAGAAAGGCTTAA
- a CDS encoding translation initiation factor: protein MRNPQKKIDVERLNSGSFTIADAMGLSRGPARPAVKETPRADTEPAPVSALETAPLRLFLERKGRSGKTVTRLAGLPLGERSGRLVKELKWDLGCGAAFEEDAVFFQGDQRARLLNLLKDLGARNVKIV from the coding sequence TTGCGTAATCCCCAAAAGAAAATCGATGTGGAGCGGCTGAATTCCGGATCCTTTACGATTGCCGACGCCATGGGGCTGTCGCGCGGACCGGCTCGTCCAGCCGTGAAAGAGACGCCTCGCGCCGACACCGAACCGGCGCCGGTCAGCGCGCTTGAGACGGCGCCGTTGAGGCTTTTCCTGGAACGCAAGGGCAGAAGCGGGAAAACCGTCACCCGGCTCGCCGGCCTGCCGCTGGGAGAACGGAGCGGCCGCCTTGTCAAGGAACTGAAATGGGATTTGGGCTGCGGCGCCGCGTTTGAAGAGGACGCTGTTTTCTTTCAGGGCGATCAGCGGGCGCGCTTGCTGAATCTTCTGAAGGATCTCGGCGCGCGGAATGTGAAGATCGTTTGA
- a CDS encoding DUF3343 domain-containing protein, which translates to MKCLATFDVTSMALMFEKQCRRAGFDVRIVPVPRQISASCGLACSYPCDRESEIMQLCEKGRIEISGTHRMAD; encoded by the coding sequence ATGAAATGTCTTGCGACCTTTGACGTCACCAGTATGGCCCTGATGTTCGAGAAACAATGCCGCCGCGCCGGTTTCGACGTGAGGATCGTCCCCGTGCCCCGGCAGATCTCGGCGAGCTGCGGGCTGGCTTGTTCCTATCCCTGCGACCGTGAAAGCGAGATCATGCAGCTCTGCGAAAAGGGCAGGATCGAAATTTCCGGGACGCATCGCATGGCAGACTGA
- a CDS encoding sulfurtransferase TusA family protein — protein sequence MVVDARGLSCPQPVVEAKKAAATGEKEIEVFLDNPTSITNVTRFMTSQGYQLKTNDIQPDQSNKLVFVK from the coding sequence ATGGTTGTTGATGCGCGCGGACTTTCCTGTCCCCAGCCTGTGGTCGAGGCCAAAAAAGCGGCGGCGACGGGAGAAAAAGAAATCGAAGTTTTTCTCGATAACCCGACGTCGATTACGAACGTTACCCGTTTCATGACAAGCCAGGGCTATCAGCTCAAAACAAACGACATTCAACCCGATCAATCGAACAAACTTGTCTTCGTCAAATAA